One window of the Leptospira broomii serovar Hurstbridge str. 5399 genome contains the following:
- the batB gene encoding VWA domain-containing protein BatB, which yields MTDEILRGLLIGIGVIYFIYVLARVVFYFFWRNWVSKYPGLRREASLPPVFLIVSRLICIGLALILCAMSFQQNAGPKSKEEETLYGVDFLFLVDVSLSMQAIDTSPTRLVRAKETILRILPGLSGNRFGMIVFAATPFVYCPMTSDVNAFADYVRGLDVDMVGDRGTDLDAAFRKAEEVLQSNRVFRSRAVVLITDGEDIQNPGVFRFPADLIVWSVGTLEGGPIAYKEEGAVLNGYLTRDGSLAPYENSPGVVRTKANESFLRSLAEANGGEFLSLNRTSPSSADLIERVRFMDKNASKRVKDLRRAEGYRNFLLPAFLLLLFDFIVLEAWGKYSKLLRWKFLSVVLILYGFMMGTGTLGAVELDPGGNRIQEGNEAYEEGNFPGAIERYNEAESYFPGDPRLEFNRGTSKYKTGDLDTALRHFEKALESKDTQLRSKAYFNLGNTYLRLGDRKKAAESFLRSLKENPKQEAARKNLEWLRKLPPPQKKESSNSGNQNNQGKPKSESRQQEPEENGAGGQSAKRKDKKRDQKSKSESDLERMMDSLDLDAVKRKSIGSRNREVFW from the coding sequence ATGACCGATGAAATTCTACGCGGGCTCCTAATCGGTATCGGGGTTATCTACTTTATATACGTTCTTGCAAGAGTCGTATTTTATTTCTTTTGGCGGAACTGGGTATCTAAATATCCGGGACTACGTAGAGAAGCTAGTCTTCCTCCCGTATTTCTTATCGTATCGAGACTGATTTGTATCGGCTTGGCATTGATTCTTTGCGCTATGAGCTTTCAACAGAATGCGGGACCCAAGTCTAAGGAAGAGGAGACATTGTACGGCGTGGATTTTCTCTTTCTGGTGGATGTAAGCCTTTCGATGCAGGCAATAGATACATCGCCCACGCGACTCGTTAGGGCAAAGGAAACGATTTTGAGAATTCTTCCCGGGTTGTCCGGGAATCGGTTCGGCATGATCGTCTTTGCTGCAACCCCGTTCGTATATTGCCCGATGACTTCGGACGTAAACGCCTTTGCCGATTACGTCCGCGGATTGGATGTGGATATGGTCGGAGATCGAGGAACGGATTTAGACGCAGCTTTTCGGAAGGCAGAAGAAGTCTTACAATCCAATCGAGTCTTTCGTAGTCGAGCCGTTGTTTTGATTACCGACGGGGAAGATATTCAAAATCCTGGAGTCTTTCGGTTCCCGGCCGATTTAATCGTTTGGTCTGTGGGAACTTTGGAGGGAGGTCCGATCGCATATAAGGAAGAGGGGGCCGTTTTAAACGGGTATCTAACCCGAGACGGTTCATTAGCGCCCTACGAAAATTCTCCCGGAGTAGTTCGCACAAAGGCAAACGAATCGTTTCTGAGATCTCTGGCGGAAGCGAACGGCGGAGAATTTCTTTCCTTGAATAGAACAAGTCCTAGCTCTGCCGATCTGATTGAAAGAGTCCGTTTCATGGATAAGAACGCCAGTAAGAGAGTGAAAGATTTAAGGAGAGCGGAGGGGTATAGAAATTTCCTTTTACCGGCTTTTTTGCTATTATTATTCGATTTTATCGTTTTGGAAGCGTGGGGTAAATATTCCAAATTACTTCGTTGGAAATTTTTGTCAGTCGTTCTGATACTTTACGGTTTTATGATGGGTACGGGAACTTTAGGCGCGGTGGAATTGGATCCCGGAGGTAATAGGATTCAGGAAGGAAACGAAGCCTACGAAGAGGGAAATTTTCCGGGAGCCATCGAAAGGTACAACGAGGCGGAATCTTATTTTCCCGGCGATCCTAGATTAGAATTCAATCGAGGAACTTCGAAGTATAAGACCGGCGATTTGGATACTGCTTTACGACATTTTGAAAAAGCGTTAGAATCGAAAGACACTCAACTTAGATCCAAAGCTTATTTTAATTTAGGCAACACCTATCTCCGATTAGGTGATCGAAAAAAAGCCGCGGAAAGTTTTTTAAGATCCTTGAAGGAAAATCCTAAACAGGAGGCTGCTAGAAAAAATTTAGAGTGGCTGCGGAAGCTTCCTCCTCCGCAAAAGAAAGAGTCTTCGAATTCCGGAAATCAAAATAATCAAGGGAAACCAAAAAGCGAAAGCAGACAACAAGAACCGGAAGAGAACGGAGCGGGCGGTCAATCGGCGAAGAGAAAAGATAAAAAGAGGGATCAAAAATCCAAATCGGAGTCGGATCTGGAGAGAATGATGGATTCCTTGGATTTGGACGCGGTGAAACGAAAAAGCATCGGTTCCAGAAATCGGGAGGTTTTTTGGTGA
- a CDS encoding DUF58 domain-containing protein, protein MLRKEYQSLVRLLEFKEKGFSQRERQGSAASQRKGRGLDFKDVRPYSVGDDTRLIDWNVTSRLGELHVREFYEEKERLGVFFLDVSESMNWSSGDWTKAENAFQVLALLVLLYVRKGNLAKILLYSDQLEHETGYVRTVEEALPVLERIRKRTSRSRKTDPNLPFVLLKDRIRRHTDSYILSDFNNIPPLRKLVGLRKFHILHAIRFIDPLESEPPRGLFSFFLKKDPETGGSFWNENGERHRRSNLEQLFRERILDLEGSDDDPSRILSYWWREK, encoded by the coding sequence ATGCTTCGAAAGGAGTATCAAAGTCTGGTTCGACTCCTGGAATTTAAGGAGAAAGGGTTTTCTCAAAGAGAAAGACAAGGATCCGCGGCCAGTCAGAGGAAGGGTAGGGGACTCGATTTTAAGGACGTCCGTCCTTACTCGGTCGGAGACGATACTCGTCTCATCGATTGGAACGTGACCTCTCGTTTAGGAGAACTTCACGTCCGCGAATTTTACGAAGAGAAGGAAAGGCTGGGCGTTTTTTTTCTGGATGTTTCCGAATCGATGAACTGGAGTTCGGGAGATTGGACAAAGGCGGAAAACGCATTTCAAGTTTTGGCTTTATTAGTATTATTGTATGTTCGTAAGGGAAACTTGGCGAAAATTCTGTTGTATTCGGACCAACTGGAGCACGAGACCGGATATGTTCGCACTGTGGAAGAAGCACTTCCGGTTTTAGAGCGGATTCGAAAGAGAACGTCTCGTAGTCGCAAAACGGACCCGAATCTTCCGTTCGTCCTACTCAAGGATAGAATCAGACGTCATACCGATTCGTACATTCTATCGGATTTTAATAATATTCCTCCTCTGCGGAAGCTTGTCGGATTGCGGAAATTTCATATTTTGCATGCCATTCGGTTTATCGATCCTTTGGAGTCGGAACCGCCGCGAGGATTGTTTTCTTTTTTCTTAAAAAAAGATCCCGAGACCGGCGGTTCATTTTGGAATGAGAACGGAGAGAGGCATCGTCGTTCCAATCTGGAGCAATTATTTCGGGAAAGAATTTTAGATCTTGAAGGCTCCGATGACGATCCGTCCAGAATTCTTTCTTACTGGTGGAGAGAAAAATGA
- the batA gene encoding VWA domain-containing protein BatA, protein MNEWEAPYYLFLLFPIWLWTAFSYWEKKPALSMELRIPGMDSVRRNFLRETISKWFPLLRPISLSLMTISLAGPGQYYRFLPNETKGVDIMLALDVSGSMSRSRDFLPDTRLGVSKKLLREFIRKRQTDRIGLVVFAGGAYLQSPLTSDRATLEEILGVVEEETVPEQGTAIGDAVILSSYRLRRSPARSRIIVLITDGVSNTGRIDPVTATEIADEIGIKIYSIGIGKEDQSYEINFDILSELSAKTGGMFYRAEDTSQLREVLAAIDTLEKDPLALPPEEVRETDALYYLIVSLLLLAADLFVRTWFLRYYV, encoded by the coding sequence ATGAACGAATGGGAGGCGCCATATTACCTTTTTCTACTTTTCCCGATCTGGCTCTGGACGGCGTTCTCCTATTGGGAAAAGAAACCTGCACTAAGTATGGAACTGCGAATTCCCGGAATGGATTCGGTAAGGCGAAATTTTTTACGTGAAACGATTTCGAAATGGTTCCCTCTACTTCGACCTATTTCGCTAAGTTTGATGACGATTTCATTGGCGGGTCCGGGCCAATATTATCGCTTTCTCCCGAATGAAACAAAAGGCGTCGATATCATGCTCGCCTTGGATGTGTCCGGTTCGATGTCAAGAAGCCGGGATTTTCTTCCGGATACTCGTTTAGGAGTTTCGAAAAAATTGCTGCGCGAATTTATCCGAAAAAGACAGACCGATCGAATCGGCTTGGTCGTGTTTGCCGGCGGGGCATACTTGCAATCTCCTTTGACAAGCGACCGTGCCACTTTGGAGGAGATCCTCGGGGTCGTAGAAGAGGAAACGGTTCCCGAGCAAGGTACTGCGATCGGAGATGCAGTCATACTTTCCTCATATCGGTTAAGACGTTCTCCTGCTCGATCCAGAATTATCGTTCTGATTACGGACGGAGTTTCCAACACGGGAAGGATCGATCCTGTCACGGCAACCGAAATTGCGGACGAAATCGGAATAAAAATTTATAGCATCGGAATCGGAAAGGAAGACCAATCCTACGAAATTAATTTCGATATTCTTTCGGAGCTGTCCGCCAAAACAGGCGGTATGTTTTATCGAGCGGAGGATACGAGTCAGCTCCGTGAGGTCCTTGCCGCCATCGATACTTTGGAAAAAGATCCTCTGGCACTTCCTCCGGAAGAGGTAAGGGAGACGGACGCGTTGTATTATTTAATCGTTTCATTATTGCTTTTGGCCGCGGATTTGTTCGTAAGAACTTGGTTTCTGAGGTATTACGTATGA
- a CDS encoding STAS domain-containing protein, protein MDSLTILEQDAGSSIKVYLVSGRLDESTFPQFKEKVLEVTHAHNTILNLSDLKYISSSGIRAIFELKNRLTQEGKKLILTEAGEKVIQIFNLLGLWKPFAHFEKEEDAIAACLK, encoded by the coding sequence ATGGATAGTTTAACCATCCTAGAACAAGACGCAGGAAGTTCGATTAAGGTGTACTTAGTTTCCGGTCGTCTGGACGAATCTACCTTTCCCCAATTCAAGGAAAAGGTATTGGAAGTCACACACGCCCATAATACGATATTAAATCTGTCCGATTTGAAATATATTTCCAGTTCAGGAATCCGCGCGATTTTCGAATTAAAGAACCGATTAACTCAGGAAGGCAAAAAATTGATTCTTACGGAAGCGGGAGAAAAGGTGATCCAAATCTTTAATCTCTTAGGGCTATGGAAACCGTTTGCTCACTTCGAAAAAGAAGAAGACGCTATTGCCGCCTGCCTGAAATAA
- a CDS encoding acyl-CoA desaturase: MAIILSFFAGHWFLAAFVQSFFLHRYSAHQMFKLNRFWEKFFYFFTFFVQGSSYLNPRAYAILHRQHHAYSDTAKDPHSPIASTGFLDMMWTTAVTYENILNHKTDVEKEFRGNYPEMPFFDRFADSWFVRLFFGTSYTLFYIAFVPGDALWLYALLPIHYLMSPVHGAIVNWCGHMYGYRNHAKNPDNSKNTLPIDILILGELYQNNHHAHPNSPNFAFRWFEIDFTYQVMKALHFLRIIKIQRAVWTEKGRQELPGTPRSPLADVA, translated from the coding sequence ATGGCAATCATTCTAAGCTTTTTCGCAGGACATTGGTTTTTAGCGGCCTTTGTGCAGTCTTTTTTCCTGCACCGCTATTCAGCCCATCAAATGTTCAAGCTAAACCGTTTCTGGGAAAAGTTCTTTTATTTCTTTACGTTCTTCGTTCAAGGGTCTTCTTATTTAAATCCTCGCGCATATGCCATACTACATCGTCAACATCATGCATATAGCGATACCGCTAAAGACCCGCATTCACCTATCGCTTCTACCGGCTTCTTGGATATGATGTGGACTACCGCAGTGACGTACGAAAACATTCTAAATCATAAAACGGATGTCGAAAAGGAATTCAGAGGAAACTATCCCGAGATGCCGTTCTTTGATCGATTTGCGGATTCTTGGTTCGTTCGTTTATTCTTCGGAACTTCTTACACTCTATTTTATATAGCGTTTGTTCCGGGAGACGCTCTCTGGCTTTATGCGCTTCTTCCCATTCATTATTTAATGAGTCCGGTTCATGGCGCGATCGTTAACTGGTGCGGTCATATGTACGGATATCGGAATCATGCAAAGAATCCGGATAATTCAAAAAATACCCTGCCGATCGATATTCTGATTCTCGGAGAGTTGTACCAAAACAATCACCATGCTCATCCGAATTCTCCGAACTTCGCGTTTCGTTGGTTTGAAATCGACTTTACTTATCAAGTTATGAAAGCTCTGCATTTCCTAAGAATCATCAAAATTCAAAGAGCCGTTTGGACCGAAAAAGGAAGGCAAGAACTTCCCGGAACTCCTCGCTCTCCCCTTGCCGACGTTGCATAA
- a CDS encoding LB_053 family protein — protein MRVVLGWLLLFLAIDSAFAVSEEWNPQKVVIGQTSVYVLTFIEGEVTSPEVPALGMHADPEAPDLPLFEVFSSDIGQSRIRLEVAYYASGTFTLPITWKDSEGRENSSKVGLQVETSIQEKDKSPEDVLPPDSFSGPYGWRLIGLLAGLTALILGALYSYYLHKTRTKDPMDAILQTDPWIQKILRYENRLSELIESPPIPAREFYRLLSGYIREVVSKKLGLPTGHLTETELFARIFDSFLLDEEVIRVWENRLRKTQYSAEESSLTKGEAIAALDFWKGALDK, from the coding sequence ATGAGAGTCGTTCTGGGTTGGCTCCTGCTATTCCTCGCGATCGACTCCGCCTTTGCTGTCTCGGAAGAATGGAACCCGCAAAAAGTAGTCATCGGGCAAACTTCCGTTTACGTTCTAACCTTCATAGAGGGGGAGGTTACTTCACCCGAGGTTCCTGCGCTCGGAATGCATGCCGATCCCGAAGCTCCAGACCTACCTTTATTCGAAGTTTTCTCCTCCGATATCGGGCAGAGTAGGATTCGTTTGGAGGTGGCCTATTATGCCAGCGGAACTTTTACTCTGCCGATCACCTGGAAGGATTCGGAAGGCAGGGAAAATTCGTCTAAAGTCGGACTCCAGGTCGAAACTTCCATACAAGAAAAAGATAAATCGCCGGAGGACGTCCTCCCTCCGGATTCGTTTTCGGGACCGTACGGCTGGAGATTGATCGGTCTGCTGGCCGGACTCACCGCCTTAATTTTAGGAGCACTTTATTCCTATTATCTCCATAAGACTAGAACGAAAGATCCGATGGACGCTATCCTACAAACCGATCCTTGGATTCAAAAAATCCTTCGGTACGAAAATCGATTAAGCGAATTGATCGAATCTCCGCCGATTCCCGCAAGAGAGTTTTACAGGCTTCTTTCGGGATACATTCGGGAAGTGGTCTCTAAAAAGCTCGGTTTGCCTACAGGGCATCTTACGGAAACGGAATTATTCGCAAGGATATTCGATTCTTTTTTACTGGACGAGGAAGTAATTCGTGTTTGGGAAAACCGCTTGCGGAAAACGCAATATTCCGCTGAAGAATCATCTCTCACAAAGGGGGAGGCGATCGCGGCTCTGGATTTTTGGAAAGGAGCCCTCGATAAATGA
- a CDS encoding NAD(+)/NADH kinase, with protein MPLETLQRLRSVLVVIKRTKYELDVETYGSLEEYKRIASLQNNSFDRVYESHIRQVKSREDIKRLFPNATLIFREGLDTIDISAFELVIALGGDNHFTYVAHHTVENLVLGCNSDPATSVGALLSFHVNDIEESLRQNWTDVKIEQWPLINVRIEYPDGRTVKTFQGISEISIRNNSPDLTSRFLISHEGSVEEQKCSGLLVYTGAGSTGWVMSCENRDVSFDKQKPYFKVYCRELRKKENVKYKLDHFTVKESFRLISEMWGGISIDSLAERIYDFPPGAKADFSVSPKRLQVVVKKNG; from the coding sequence ATGCCGCTCGAAACGCTACAACGTTTGCGATCCGTTTTGGTCGTGATTAAACGGACTAAATACGAATTGGATGTGGAAACTTACGGTTCGCTCGAAGAATACAAACGGATCGCCTCGCTCCAAAATAATTCCTTTGATAGAGTTTACGAATCTCACATTAGGCAAGTTAAAAGTCGGGAAGATATAAAGAGGCTATTCCCGAATGCGACTCTGATTTTTCGGGAAGGTTTGGATACGATAGATATCTCGGCATTCGAACTCGTAATCGCGTTAGGAGGAGACAATCATTTCACGTACGTGGCGCACCACACCGTGGAGAACTTAGTCTTAGGTTGTAATTCCGACCCGGCGACTTCCGTCGGAGCCCTGCTTTCTTTCCATGTAAACGATATCGAAGAATCTTTAAGGCAGAACTGGACGGATGTAAAAATCGAACAATGGCCTTTAATTAACGTTAGGATCGAATATCCGGACGGAAGAACCGTTAAAACCTTCCAAGGAATCAGCGAAATTTCGATTCGAAATAATAGCCCGGATTTAACCAGCCGATTCCTAATTTCCCACGAAGGGTCGGTAGAAGAGCAGAAATGTTCCGGTTTGTTGGTTTACACTGGAGCGGGTTCTACGGGCTGGGTTATGTCTTGCGAAAATAGAGACGTAAGTTTTGACAAGCAGAAGCCATATTTCAAAGTGTACTGTAGGGAACTTCGAAAGAAGGAAAACGTAAAATACAAATTGGATCATTTTACGGTAAAGGAATCATTTCGTCTTATTTCCGAAATGTGGGGCGGGATTTCGATCGACTCCTTAGCCGAGCGAATTTATGATTTTCCGCCAGGCGCGAAAGCCGACTTTTCCGTATCTCCCAAACGATTGCAAGTGGTTGTGAAAAAAAATGGATAG
- a CDS encoding BatD family protein has product MNRYRIILLFIFFSFPVLAGEPRFYLSQSRAELGDPVFAVFELEGGAQVRILEKEFQGKGIKAVYWGMEDNTTILNYKAYRKKLLKYRLVVSAPGRYEVPEIGLEVDGKKVHSGVLAVEFGTKRSSPRGPGSIWSRFFSNESDQGPADENLKVVFQLDKKEVWTGQPVLGFFTLYYRDIVRPYFDRDPSSSIEFPYFRSEILSGMSLNIPEAVVYEGLVYETFPYNKEFFILTPLKSGEYSLGSTSFHLEGQLQSYFHMRTLRSIPGKIHVRPLPSPSFANFGGAVGKFQIETKDAPEEAPEGEPFLFKIVIKGKGNLAPVQDPIREGCGRIDCFPEITLVQSSPQREFKELDPGEYGFSLNYSYVYSALPSKQGLWNPGKLPFVFFDPYSSRYSEVSIRLPAVKIGPPSLKAAEPIHETSEIIKVKTVILVALFLGIAGAVTVWFFRLRKVRGHEELLKRLDDWIGSKRGLVLKHSILAKGISEDEASLLIGWKSESSSLVALYPKLDSVSKIYLLRSAELILGDVQQKEPL; this is encoded by the coding sequence GTGAACCGATATCGTATCATTTTATTGTTCATTTTCTTTTCCTTTCCCGTACTTGCGGGAGAACCTAGATTTTATCTTAGCCAATCGCGCGCAGAGTTGGGAGATCCGGTGTTTGCCGTCTTTGAATTGGAGGGAGGCGCACAGGTTCGGATCCTAGAAAAAGAATTTCAAGGAAAGGGAATCAAAGCGGTTTATTGGGGGATGGAAGATAATACGACCATCTTGAACTATAAAGCGTACCGGAAGAAATTACTCAAATACAGACTAGTCGTTTCAGCTCCGGGAAGGTACGAAGTACCGGAAATAGGGTTGGAAGTGGACGGGAAAAAAGTTCATTCCGGCGTCCTTGCGGTGGAATTCGGAACTAAACGTTCGTCTCCTCGGGGTCCCGGTTCCATTTGGAGTCGGTTTTTCTCGAATGAAAGCGATCAAGGACCGGCGGATGAAAATCTAAAAGTCGTCTTCCAATTGGATAAGAAAGAGGTCTGGACAGGTCAACCAGTATTAGGATTTTTTACATTATATTATAGAGATATAGTGCGTCCCTATTTCGATAGGGACCCTTCCAGTTCGATCGAATTTCCTTATTTCAGAAGCGAGATTCTGTCCGGGATGAGTTTGAACATTCCCGAAGCCGTGGTATACGAAGGCTTAGTTTACGAGACTTTCCCTTACAATAAAGAATTCTTCATATTAACGCCTTTAAAGTCGGGAGAATATTCCTTGGGTTCGACCTCGTTTCATTTGGAAGGCCAACTTCAATCCTATTTTCATATGAGAACGTTGCGTAGCATTCCCGGTAAGATTCACGTTAGGCCCTTGCCGAGTCCGTCGTTTGCAAACTTCGGAGGAGCTGTCGGAAAATTTCAAATCGAAACGAAAGATGCACCCGAAGAAGCGCCGGAAGGGGAGCCTTTTCTTTTCAAAATAGTCATCAAGGGGAAGGGAAACCTCGCGCCTGTCCAGGATCCGATTCGAGAAGGGTGTGGTCGGATCGATTGTTTTCCGGAAATTACGTTGGTTCAATCTTCTCCGCAGAGAGAATTTAAGGAATTAGATCCCGGCGAGTACGGATTTAGCTTAAACTATTCTTATGTATATTCGGCCTTGCCGAGTAAACAAGGACTTTGGAATCCGGGAAAACTCCCTTTCGTTTTTTTTGATCCTTACTCGAGCCGCTATTCGGAAGTTTCAATTCGGTTACCCGCGGTAAAAATAGGCCCGCCTTCTTTGAAGGCTGCGGAACCTATTCATGAAACTTCCGAAATTATAAAAGTAAAAACGGTAATTCTGGTAGCTCTTTTCTTAGGGATTGCCGGAGCGGTCACTGTCTGGTTTTTCCGTTTGCGTAAAGTTCGGGGGCATGAAGAATTATTGAAACGGCTTGACGACTGGATCGGTTCTAAAAGAGGTTTGGTATTGAAGCATTCGATTCTTGCCAAGGGCATCTCGGAAGACGAGGCTTCTTTATTGATAGGTTGGAAATCCGAATCGAGCTCTTTGGTCGCTCTATATCCGAAGCTCGACTCCGTTTCAAAAATCTATCTGCTCCGGTCGGCAGAGCTGATCCTTGGCGATGTACAACAAAAGGAACCCTTATGA
- a CDS encoding SpoIIE family protein phosphatase has protein sequence MSFRQKIFIILGASQLLLVLILAFTFIQMIDRVKNEPQNKRALDRAFEFRKELQHKDEVIRLLLKEIERNQKTRSILESGLNNNRPLLLANFDYIKGIMAQYDLSIFELLDTKGVVFFRFHRPKDFGDDKSKQKIVQEALQGGGASTLEIGHSGLGLRITAPLRGGLMLVGQVVNEKFLKSIVGSEDVHMAIFEKGKLVASSDTLIAKYLEQKTLASLNDGTRLKFEDKHLYLTKIPYEGLSNLKLEFVLMIDETDLYESTRNLWIYCGLIALFVFGGILITSYFFSRDIIHAVKALNFAMKNPAEDESKIVDLERSDELGEMAEVFVGMKKDLLDHQLFLEKKVEEKTHELQETLTDLRALKEKQDGDYYLTSLLLRPLATLDYNGPSTKIQSILRQKKTFTFRKRDSDIGGDLVSISEITLYGKKYLVLMNSDAMGKSIQGAGGALVMGTVFKAILTRTQLSRTNQRKTPEKWLKDCYTELQNVFVTFDGTMLVSALICLLDEETGALYSLNAEHPNMVLYRDGKATFLDPELALRKLGFSENSTEPLVRVYKLEKGDVVFIGSDGRDDILITDPNKEEPSMNEDEFLFLRFVELANGNLQDLERLISAAGEISDDLSLMRVGFKEATVPSEPKIVPEEYNQLLQEGIREYKKGSYEKTKALFKKALTLDDSDPALHKQLARICINAKDYEEGASYCEAYLSKVPFDNEYIFYTSYCLRKTKDYWKSLEYSEKLRSREPENVRNLKHLVALYRLTGSRTKFRTTIAVLKQIVSRKDPERSDSTEPALV, from the coding sequence ATGAGTTTTAGACAAAAAATCTTCATTATTTTAGGAGCTAGTCAGCTCCTTCTCGTTCTCATACTGGCTTTTACGTTCATTCAAATGATCGATCGAGTCAAAAACGAGCCGCAGAACAAGAGAGCTCTGGATCGAGCTTTTGAGTTTCGCAAAGAACTACAACATAAAGACGAGGTGATTCGTCTCTTATTAAAAGAAATAGAAAGAAATCAAAAGACTAGATCCATTCTGGAAAGCGGACTAAATAATAATCGGCCTTTGCTCTTAGCCAATTTCGACTATATCAAAGGTATCATGGCGCAATACGATCTATCGATTTTCGAACTCCTGGATACCAAGGGAGTCGTCTTTTTTCGATTTCATCGCCCCAAAGATTTCGGCGACGATAAATCCAAACAAAAAATCGTGCAAGAGGCATTGCAGGGAGGTGGAGCGTCTACTTTGGAAATCGGCCATAGCGGCTTAGGTCTTCGCATCACCGCTCCGCTCCGTGGGGGGTTGATGCTTGTAGGGCAGGTGGTAAACGAAAAATTTCTCAAATCGATCGTCGGATCCGAAGACGTTCATATGGCGATCTTCGAAAAGGGAAAGCTTGTAGCATCCTCCGACACTCTCATCGCAAAATATTTGGAACAAAAAACGCTGGCCTCCCTGAACGACGGAACTCGACTAAAGTTCGAGGATAAGCACCTCTATCTCACGAAAATACCGTACGAAGGCCTAAGCAATTTGAAATTGGAATTCGTATTGATGATCGACGAAACCGATCTATATGAATCTACTCGGAACCTTTGGATCTATTGCGGATTGATCGCGCTCTTCGTGTTCGGAGGAATCCTAATCACTTCTTATTTCTTCTCACGCGATATTATTCATGCCGTCAAAGCGTTGAACTTTGCCATGAAAAACCCCGCGGAAGACGAGTCAAAAATCGTGGATCTAGAAAGGTCGGACGAACTGGGTGAAATGGCGGAAGTCTTCGTGGGAATGAAAAAAGACCTACTAGATCACCAACTCTTTTTGGAAAAGAAAGTCGAGGAAAAGACTCACGAACTTCAGGAAACCTTAACCGATCTACGTGCTCTGAAGGAAAAGCAGGACGGAGATTATTATCTCACTTCCCTACTTCTTCGGCCATTAGCGACGCTAGATTACAACGGGCCGTCCACTAAAATCCAATCTATCTTAAGACAAAAGAAAACCTTTACTTTTAGAAAAAGAGATTCGGACATCGGCGGCGATTTGGTTTCGATAAGCGAAATCACTCTTTACGGAAAAAAATATCTGGTGCTGATGAACTCCGACGCGATGGGCAAGTCGATTCAAGGCGCCGGAGGTGCTTTAGTTATGGGCACCGTATTCAAGGCGATTCTGACTAGAACTCAGCTTTCCAGGACAAACCAACGGAAAACTCCGGAAAAATGGCTGAAAGACTGTTATACTGAATTGCAAAACGTATTCGTAACATTCGACGGGACCATGTTAGTTTCCGCTTTAATTTGTCTACTGGACGAAGAGACCGGCGCCCTTTATTCCCTGAATGCGGAACATCCAAATATGGTGCTATATCGCGACGGCAAAGCGACCTTCCTGGATCCGGAGTTAGCGCTACGAAAATTAGGATTTTCGGAGAACTCTACCGAGCCGTTGGTCAGAGTTTATAAGTTGGAAAAAGGGGATGTGGTTTTTATCGGATCCGACGGTCGAGACGATATTTTAATTACTGATCCTAATAAGGAAGAACCTTCTATGAACGAAGATGAGTTCTTATTTCTTCGATTCGTGGAACTTGCCAACGGAAATTTGCAAGATCTTGAACGATTAATTTCGGCGGCGGGAGAGATTTCGGATGATTTAAGTCTAATGAGGGTCGGATTTAAAGAAGCAACCGTGCCCTCCGAGCCGAAAATCGTACCTGAAGAATACAATCAGCTTTTGCAGGAAGGAATTCGGGAATACAAGAAAGGAAGTTACGAAAAAACTAAAGCGCTATTCAAAAAAGCCCTAACACTGGACGACTCCGACCCGGCGCTTCATAAGCAGCTTGCACGAATTTGCATTAATGCGAAGGATTACGAGGAAGGCGCGAGTTATTGCGAAGCCTACCTCTCCAAGGTACCGTTCGATAACGAATATATCTTTTACACTTCGTATTGCTTAAGAAAAACCAAGGATTATTGGAAGTCATTGGAGTATTCCGAAAAATTACGTTCCCGAGAACCCGAGAACGTTCGCAACCTAAAACATCTAGTGGCCTTATATCGACTGACAGGAAGCCGGACAAAATTCAGGACGACCATAGCCGTTTTAAAGCAAATCGTCTCTCGGAAGGACCCCGAACGCAGCGATAGTACGGAGCCGGCTCTAGTCTAA